From the Tachyglossus aculeatus isolate mTacAcu1 chromosome 21, mTacAcu1.pri, whole genome shotgun sequence genome, one window contains:
- the GDE1 gene encoding glycerophosphodiester phosphodiesterase 1 isoform X2, with the protein MLCPWEEEGGLVGPFWLLVLSVSVVLRSPAAQNGATGVELDIEFTSDGVPVLMHDDTVDRTTDGSGRLSDLTFAEIRKLNPAANHRLRNKFPDEKIPTLREAVVESLNHNLTIYFDVKGHANMASDALKRMYMEFPKLYNSSIVCSFSPGVIYKMRQADQNVVTALTHRPWSLSHFGDGKRRFDSVGKHYMYMMLDVLLDWSLHNFLWYLCGISAFLMQKDWISPAYVKRWTSNGIEVVSWTVNSFEEKAYHEVHLQSNYITDSMVEDCEPHY; encoded by the exons ATGCTGTGcccgtgggaggaggagggcggtcTGGTGGGCCCGTTCTGGTTGCTGGTGTTGTCGGTGTCGGTGGTGCTCCGCAGCCCG GCAGCTCAGAATGGAGCAACAGGCGTGGAACTGGACATTGAATTCACTTCAGACGGGGTTCCAGTCTTAATGCACGACGACACAGTAGACAGGACTACCGATGGATCTGGGCGTTTGAGCGATCTGACTTTTGCTGAAATTAGGAAACTCAATCCAGCTGCAAATCACAGATTACG GAATAAGTTCCCAGATGAAAAAATACCTACTCTGAGAGAAGCAGTTGTGGAATCCTTAAATCATAACCTCACAATCTACTTTGATGTCAAAGGCCATGCAAATATG GCTTCTGATGCTCTGAAACGTATGTACATGGAGTTTCCTAAATTGTACAACAGCAGTATCGTCTGCTCTTTCTCACCAGGAGTTATCTATAAG ATGAGGCAAGCGGACCAAAATGTCGTGACTGCTCTAACTCACAGACCTTGGAGTCTCAGTCACTTTGGAGACGGAAAACGACGTTTTGACTCTGTTGGGAAGCATTACATGTATATGATGCTGGACGTGCTTCTGGATTGGAGCTTGCATAACTTCCTGTGGTACCTGTGTGGGATTTCTGCTTTCCTGATGCAAAAGGATTGGATATCTCC AGCCTATGTGAAGAGGTGGACTTCTAATGGAATTGAAGTAGTTTCTTGGACAGTCAACAGCTTTGAAGAAAAAGCATACCACGAAGTCCATCTTCAGTCTAATTACATCACCGACAGCATGgtggaagactgtgaaccccattattAG
- the GDE1 gene encoding glycerophosphodiester phosphodiesterase 1 isoform X1 has translation MLCPWEEEGGLVGPFWLLVLSVSVVLRSPVSGCLLACAASLALRALSFAPVAPRRALRVLRPRGRVSAIAHRGGGHDAPENTLAAIRQAAQNGATGVELDIEFTSDGVPVLMHDDTVDRTTDGSGRLSDLTFAEIRKLNPAANHRLRNKFPDEKIPTLREAVVESLNHNLTIYFDVKGHANMASDALKRMYMEFPKLYNSSIVCSFSPGVIYKMRQADQNVVTALTHRPWSLSHFGDGKRRFDSVGKHYMYMMLDVLLDWSLHNFLWYLCGISAFLMQKDWISPAYVKRWTSNGIEVVSWTVNSFEEKAYHEVHLQSNYITDSMVEDCEPHY, from the exons ATGCTGTGcccgtgggaggaggagggcggtcTGGTGGGCCCGTTCTGGTTGCTGGTGTTGTCGGTGTCGGTGGTGCTCCGCAGCCCGGTGAGCGGCTGCCTCCTGGCCTGCGCCGCCTCCCTGGCGCTGCGCGCCCTGAGCTTCGCGCCGGTGGCCCCGCGCCGGGCCCTCAGGGTGCTCAGGCCCCGCGGCCGCGTCTCCGCCATCGCGCACCGCGGCGGCGGCCACGACGCCCCGGAGAACACGCTGGCCGCCATCCGACAG GCAGCTCAGAATGGAGCAACAGGCGTGGAACTGGACATTGAATTCACTTCAGACGGGGTTCCAGTCTTAATGCACGACGACACAGTAGACAGGACTACCGATGGATCTGGGCGTTTGAGCGATCTGACTTTTGCTGAAATTAGGAAACTCAATCCAGCTGCAAATCACAGATTACG GAATAAGTTCCCAGATGAAAAAATACCTACTCTGAGAGAAGCAGTTGTGGAATCCTTAAATCATAACCTCACAATCTACTTTGATGTCAAAGGCCATGCAAATATG GCTTCTGATGCTCTGAAACGTATGTACATGGAGTTTCCTAAATTGTACAACAGCAGTATCGTCTGCTCTTTCTCACCAGGAGTTATCTATAAG ATGAGGCAAGCGGACCAAAATGTCGTGACTGCTCTAACTCACAGACCTTGGAGTCTCAGTCACTTTGGAGACGGAAAACGACGTTTTGACTCTGTTGGGAAGCATTACATGTATATGATGCTGGACGTGCTTCTGGATTGGAGCTTGCATAACTTCCTGTGGTACCTGTGTGGGATTTCTGCTTTCCTGATGCAAAAGGATTGGATATCTCC AGCCTATGTGAAGAGGTGGACTTCTAATGGAATTGAAGTAGTTTCTTGGACAGTCAACAGCTTTGAAGAAAAAGCATACCACGAAGTCCATCTTCAGTCTAATTACATCACCGACAGCATGgtggaagactgtgaaccccattattAG
- the GDE1 gene encoding glycerophosphodiester phosphodiesterase 1 isoform X3: MHDDTVDRTTDGSGRLSDLTFAEIRKLNPAANHRLRNKFPDEKIPTLREAVVESLNHNLTIYFDVKGHANMASDALKRMYMEFPKLYNSSIVCSFSPGVIYKMRQADQNVVTALTHRPWSLSHFGDGKRRFDSVGKHYMYMMLDVLLDWSLHNFLWYLCGISAFLMQKDWISPAYVKRWTSNGIEVVSWTVNSFEEKAYHEVHLQSNYITDSMVEDCEPHY; encoded by the exons ATGCACGACGACACAGTAGACAGGACTACCGATGGATCTGGGCGTTTGAGCGATCTGACTTTTGCTGAAATTAGGAAACTCAATCCAGCTGCAAATCACAGATTACG GAATAAGTTCCCAGATGAAAAAATACCTACTCTGAGAGAAGCAGTTGTGGAATCCTTAAATCATAACCTCACAATCTACTTTGATGTCAAAGGCCATGCAAATATG GCTTCTGATGCTCTGAAACGTATGTACATGGAGTTTCCTAAATTGTACAACAGCAGTATCGTCTGCTCTTTCTCACCAGGAGTTATCTATAAG ATGAGGCAAGCGGACCAAAATGTCGTGACTGCTCTAACTCACAGACCTTGGAGTCTCAGTCACTTTGGAGACGGAAAACGACGTTTTGACTCTGTTGGGAAGCATTACATGTATATGATGCTGGACGTGCTTCTGGATTGGAGCTTGCATAACTTCCTGTGGTACCTGTGTGGGATTTCTGCTTTCCTGATGCAAAAGGATTGGATATCTCC AGCCTATGTGAAGAGGTGGACTTCTAATGGAATTGAAGTAGTTTCTTGGACAGTCAACAGCTTTGAAGAAAAAGCATACCACGAAGTCCATCTTCAGTCTAATTACATCACCGACAGCATGgtggaagactgtgaaccccattattAG